A stretch of Lysobacter sp. K5869 DNA encodes these proteins:
- a CDS encoding SRPBCC family protein has product MNERSVQHGEFTIERRFAASPRKLFRAWADPQAKRAWSTCQEGMEVIEHRLDFRRGGEEVIVNRGPSGSIHRFHGHYFDIVENQRIVYGFSMDVGDERLTASLATVQFLADGDGARMVFTEQLVFFDGLQSLEDRREGTQVLFENISLYLHEASRQ; this is encoded by the coding sequence ATGAACGAGCGCAGCGTGCAGCACGGCGAATTCACCATCGAACGCCGCTTCGCGGCCAGCCCGCGCAAACTGTTCCGCGCCTGGGCCGATCCGCAGGCCAAGCGCGCCTGGAGTACGTGCCAGGAGGGCATGGAGGTGATCGAACACCGGCTGGACTTCCGCCGCGGCGGCGAGGAAGTCATCGTCAATCGCGGTCCGAGCGGATCGATCCATCGTTTTCACGGGCATTACTTCGACATCGTCGAGAACCAGCGCATCGTCTACGGCTTCTCGATGGACGTCGGCGACGAACGGCTGACGGCGTCGCTGGCGACGGTGCAATTCCTCGCCGATGGCGACGGGGCGCGAATGGTGTTCACCGAGCAATTGGTGTTTTTCGATGGGTTGCAGAGCCTGGAGGACCGGCGCGAGGGGACGCAGGTTTTGTTCGAGAACATTTCGCTGTATCTGCACGAAGCGTCGAGGCAGTAA
- a CDS encoding metalloregulator ArsR/SmtB family transcription factor — MPPRTARRGADDPARLDRLFQALADASRRSMIDRLSAGPASVSELAQPLAMALPSVVKHLAVLESGGIVLSEKRGRVRTYRIAPDALAAVETWLAQRKARYQSQFDALERYLAAQPDDEDEA; from the coding sequence ATGCCGCCCCGCACCGCCCGCCGCGGCGCCGACGATCCCGCACGCCTGGACCGCTTGTTCCAGGCGCTCGCCGACGCCAGCCGCCGCAGCATGATCGACCGCCTCAGCGCCGGCCCCGCGTCGGTGTCGGAGCTGGCGCAACCGTTAGCGATGGCGCTGCCGTCGGTGGTCAAACACCTCGCCGTGCTCGAATCCGGCGGGATCGTGCTGTCGGAAAAACGCGGACGCGTACGCACCTACCGCATCGCGCCCGACGCGCTGGCCGCGGTGGAAACATGGCTGGCGCAACGCAAGGCCCGCTACCAATCGCAGTTCGACGCGCTCGAACGCTATCTGGCGGCGCAACCCGACGACGAGGACGAGGCATGA
- a CDS encoding glutathione S-transferase family protein, translating to MSLHLYSHPLASFCHKVLIALYENGTPFQDHLVDLGDPDRKADFLELWPVGKMPVLRDEARGRTVPETSIIVEYLQQHYPGPRALLPADADARLDVRLWDRFFDLYVQTPMQRIVLEELRGPDEKDPRGVADARATLTLAYGMIERQAEREWICGDDFTLADCAAAPALFYAAIVAPVAREHARLRSYYERLMDRASVRRTLAEARPYFPMFPFHRLIPARFLQD from the coding sequence ATGTCCCTGCACCTGTACTCGCACCCCTTGGCCTCGTTCTGCCACAAGGTGCTGATCGCGCTGTACGAAAACGGCACGCCCTTCCAAGACCATCTGGTCGATCTCGGCGACCCCGACCGCAAGGCCGATTTCCTCGAACTGTGGCCGGTCGGCAAGATGCCGGTGCTGCGCGACGAAGCGCGCGGGCGCACGGTGCCGGAGACCTCGATCATCGTCGAGTATCTGCAACAGCACTACCCCGGCCCGCGCGCGCTGCTGCCGGCCGACGCGGACGCGCGCCTGGACGTGCGCCTGTGGGACCGCTTCTTCGATCTGTACGTGCAAACGCCGATGCAGCGCATCGTGCTCGAAGAACTGCGCGGCCCGGACGAGAAAGACCCGCGCGGCGTCGCCGACGCGCGCGCCACGCTGACGCTCGCCTACGGCATGATCGAGCGCCAGGCCGAACGCGAGTGGATCTGCGGCGACGACTTCACCCTGGCCGACTGCGCGGCCGCGCCGGCGCTGTTCTACGCCGCCATCGTCGCGCCGGTCGCGCGGGAACATGCGCGTTTGCGGAGCTATTACGAACGCTTGATGGACCGCGCCTCGGTGCGCCGCACCCTGGCCGAAGCGCGGCCGTACTTCCCGATGTTCCCGTTCCACCGCCTGATCCCCGCGCGCTTCCTGCAGGACTGA
- a CDS encoding STM3941 family protein: protein MQTDRLVIANSRGKYAWLLLICSAFVAIGALIVLRAPGLVAFLIGGASIVFFGGGAVLFAFQLIDRRPRLICDDEGLYDRALGIGVIPWRDIVDAQLHSVRGHPFVCLRLRNPEHWLAKLSPRRQRLVGFSQRFGFGALNVTLSGAAIDPQVVLKRILKYSAMHEPGRG from the coding sequence ATGCAGACGGATCGGCTGGTGATCGCGAACTCGCGCGGCAAGTACGCGTGGCTGCTGCTGATCTGTTCGGCGTTCGTGGCGATCGGCGCGCTGATCGTGCTGCGCGCGCCCGGCCTGGTGGCTTTTCTGATCGGCGGCGCTTCGATCGTGTTCTTCGGCGGGGGCGCGGTGTTGTTTGCGTTCCAGTTGATCGACCGCCGGCCGCGGCTGATCTGCGACGACGAGGGGTTGTACGACCGCGCTCTGGGCATCGGCGTGATTCCTTGGCGCGACATCGTCGATGCGCAGTTGCATTCGGTGCGCGGCCATCCTTTCGTTTGCCTGCGATTGCGCAATCCCGAGCACTGGCTGGCCAAGCTGTCGCCGCGTCGACAGCGGCTGGTCGGGTTCAGCCAACGCTTCGGGTTCGGCGCGCTGAACGTCACTCTGTCGGGCGCGGCGATCGATCCGCAGGTCGTGTTGAAGCGGATTCTTAAGTACTCGGCGATGCATGAGCCGGGCAGGGGATGA
- the fabR gene encoding HTH-type transcriptional repressor FabR, which translates to MDVDSHPGRKATIAREDIIYAALKLVGPHRSVSSLSLREVAREAGIAPNSFYRQFRDTDELAVALIDLAGQSLRKIVGEARHRLTTRRSIVRSSIEAFMEQLRADDRLLHVLLREGTVGSDAFKRAVDRELSFFEEELRVDLIRLAALDDVELYEPALVARSITRLVFAMGATAMDMPREKDPELIEQMSSMVRMILAGSGAMAERAKAARRRAAKSR; encoded by the coding sequence ATCGACGTCGACAGCCACCCGGGCCGCAAGGCGACGATCGCGCGCGAGGACATCATCTACGCGGCGCTGAAACTGGTCGGCCCGCACCGCAGCGTGTCCTCGCTGAGCCTGCGCGAGGTCGCGCGCGAAGCCGGCATCGCGCCGAACAGCTTCTACCGCCAGTTCCGCGACACCGACGAACTGGCCGTGGCCCTGATCGACCTGGCCGGGCAATCGCTGCGCAAGATCGTCGGCGAGGCCCGCCACCGGCTGACCACGCGGCGCAGCATCGTGCGCAGTTCCATCGAGGCTTTCATGGAACAGTTGCGCGCCGATGACCGCCTCTTGCACGTGCTGTTGCGCGAAGGCACGGTCGGCTCGGACGCGTTCAAGCGCGCGGTCGACCGCGAGCTGTCGTTCTTCGAGGAAGAACTGCGCGTGGACTTGATCCGGCTGGCCGCGCTGGACGACGTCGAACTGTACGAGCCCGCGCTGGTCGCGCGCTCGATCACCCGTTTGGTGTTCGCGATGGGCGCCACCGCGATGGACATGCCGCGCGAGAAGGATCCCGAGCTGATCGAGCAGATGAGCTCGATGGTGCGGATGATCCTCGCGGGGTCGGGAGCGATGGCGGAGCGGGCCAAGGCGGCGCGCAGGCGCGCGGCGAAGTCGCGCTGA
- a CDS encoding ferredoxin reductase, whose translation MNAAVLPAAASPRSRLRRLVSPFVSPQVFDFWASRLHPTWSWERSLARIVGRAEASADAVTLLLAPNRHWRGAVAGQHLLIGARIDGVLVTRSYSLSDAARGDGRIEITVKAIEGGKLSGHLRDNARIGDVLELGPAFGEMTLPERADGARLFLAAGSGITPLMAMVRAQAAQGMPAPLTLLYWARRREELCFVEELRALASAHANFQVRFLLTRQEPRADDEDAGRIDAALLARHAGDLRERAVFACGPGGFVDSARACAETGARSFASEAFTPPPRESGEDGHAEVVLARSGRRFQLPRGESLLTALEAQGLKLPSGCRMGLCNTCACGKSAGATRHLHTGALHGEPVSALRLCVNAPAGDLTLDL comes from the coding sequence ATGAACGCTGCCGTCCTCCCCGCCGCCGCCAGTCCGCGCAGTCGCCTGCGCCGCTTGGTTTCGCCCTTCGTTTCGCCGCAAGTCTTTGATTTTTGGGCTTCCCGGCTGCATCCGACCTGGTCGTGGGAGCGCTCGCTGGCGCGCATCGTCGGCCGCGCCGAGGCCTCGGCCGACGCGGTCACCCTGTTGCTGGCGCCGAACCGGCACTGGCGCGGGGCGGTCGCCGGTCAGCACCTGCTGATCGGCGCGCGCATCGACGGGGTCCTGGTGACCCGCAGCTACAGCCTGTCCGACGCCGCGCGCGGCGACGGCCGGATCGAAATCACGGTCAAGGCGATCGAGGGCGGCAAGCTCAGCGGCCACCTGCGCGACAACGCGCGGATCGGCGACGTGCTCGAACTCGGCCCCGCGTTCGGCGAGATGACCTTGCCCGAGCGCGCCGACGGCGCGCGCTTGTTCCTCGCCGCAGGCAGCGGCATCACCCCGCTGATGGCGATGGTGCGCGCGCAAGCGGCGCAGGGCATGCCGGCGCCGTTGACGCTGTTGTACTGGGCGCGCCGCCGCGAAGAACTGTGCTTCGTCGAAGAGCTGCGCGCGTTGGCGTCCGCGCATGCGAACTTTCAGGTGCGTTTCCTGCTGACCCGGCAAGAGCCGCGCGCCGACGACGAAGACGCCGGCCGCATCGATGCCGCGCTGCTCGCGCGCCACGCCGGCGATCTGCGCGAACGCGCGGTGTTCGCCTGCGGCCCCGGCGGTTTCGTCGACAGCGCGCGCGCCTGCGCCGAAACCGGCGCGCGTTCGTTCGCCAGCGAAGCCTTCACGCCGCCGCCGCGCGAAAGCGGCGAGGACGGCCACGCCGAAGTCGTGCTCGCGCGCAGCGGCCGCCGCTTCCAATTGCCGCGCGGCGAATCGCTGTTGACCGCGCTGGAAGCGCAAGGGCTCAAGTTGCCTTCGGGCTGCCGCATGGGCCTGTGCAACACCTGCGCCTGCGGCAAGTCCGCCGGCGCCACCCGTCATCTGCACACCGGCGCGCTGCACGGCGAACCGGTGTCCGCGCTGCGGCTGTGCGTGAACGCGCCGGCCGGCGATCTCACCCTCGACCTTTGA
- a CDS encoding acyl-CoA desaturase, protein MSKQRNRALSAQELDRFGEELDALRARTLAQVGKVDADYIRRVVAAVRYTGLAGRLLLYVGAIGGAFVSWLLWPACVLGALLLAASKIMENMEVGHNVMHGQYDWMRDPHLDGRTYEWDIVATGDNWRKTHNFQHHTWTNVRGMDDDIGYGLLRIFPEQRWRPFYLLQPPIAVIFALLFQWGVAIQELRVGRWLAGKTTHRAMWRKFVPVGRKMGKQLFKDYLLFPALAGPFFLPVLLGNMVANGIRNVWTYVVIFCGHFTHDVEVFPKESVRNESRGHWYLRQLRGSANLTGGKVMDLMTGNLSHQIEHHFYPDIPAWRYASMAVEVREICARYGQHYDTGSLPGQFAEVSWRIVRHAFPSRPRKRRPLVRAEAALEAQG, encoded by the coding sequence ATGAGCAAGCAACGCAACCGCGCGCTGAGCGCGCAGGAACTCGACCGCTTCGGCGAAGAACTCGACGCGCTGCGCGCGCGCACCCTGGCCCAGGTGGGCAAGGTCGACGCCGACTACATCCGCCGCGTGGTCGCGGCGGTGCGCTACACCGGATTGGCCGGACGCTTGCTGCTGTACGTCGGCGCCATCGGCGGCGCGTTCGTGTCGTGGCTGCTGTGGCCGGCGTGCGTGCTCGGCGCGCTGCTGCTGGCGGCGTCGAAGATCATGGAGAACATGGAAGTCGGCCACAACGTCATGCACGGCCAGTACGACTGGATGCGCGATCCGCATCTGGACGGCCGCACCTACGAATGGGACATCGTCGCCACCGGCGACAATTGGCGCAAGACGCACAACTTCCAGCACCACACCTGGACCAACGTGCGCGGCATGGACGACGACATCGGCTACGGCCTGCTGCGGATCTTTCCCGAGCAGCGCTGGCGCCCGTTCTATCTGTTGCAGCCGCCGATCGCGGTGATCTTCGCGCTGCTGTTCCAGTGGGGCGTGGCGATTCAGGAACTGCGCGTGGGCCGCTGGCTCGCCGGCAAGACCACGCACCGGGCGATGTGGCGCAAGTTCGTTCCGGTCGGCCGCAAGATGGGCAAGCAGCTGTTCAAGGATTACCTGCTGTTCCCGGCGCTGGCCGGCCCGTTCTTCCTGCCGGTGCTGCTCGGCAACATGGTCGCCAACGGCATCCGCAACGTGTGGACCTACGTGGTGATCTTCTGCGGCCACTTCACCCACGACGTGGAAGTGTTCCCGAAGGAATCGGTGCGCAACGAATCGCGCGGACATTGGTACCTGCGCCAGCTGCGCGGCTCGGCCAACCTGACCGGCGGCAAGGTCATGGACCTGATGACCGGCAACCTGAGCCACCAGATCGAGCACCACTTCTATCCCGACATCCCGGCCTGGCGCTATGCGTCGATGGCGGTGGAGGTGCGCGAGATCTGCGCGCGCTACGGCCAGCATTACGACACCGGCTCGCTGCCGGGGCAGTTCGCCGAAGTCAGCTGGCGGATCGTGCGCCATGCCTTCCCGAGCCGTCCGCGCAAGCGCCGGCCGCTGGTTCGCGCCGAGGCGGCGTTGGAAGCGCAGGGCTGA
- a CDS encoding glutathione S-transferase family protein — MSPILYYGVPSGCSFGSIVALEWSGQPYRLARVNMPEDMQTDLYAAINPVRETPALATARGDYLAESLAILNHIGATPGALAAGISFQQGTPEFDELNRMLAFLNTTFFGSFSSLWWILEHESDEDTQRVLTEYGRIRVVRAHQELERMLGDKPWLLGERRTLADAYFIGIARWTKYHNVVDRRDYPNLQRLFDKLEAEPAVAFAHAIEQQRPATSVGRFEGEVSIAESVALKRAA; from the coding sequence ATGTCCCCGATCCTCTATTACGGCGTCCCCTCCGGCTGCTCGTTCGGCTCCATCGTCGCCCTGGAATGGTCCGGCCAGCCCTACCGGCTGGCGCGCGTGAACATGCCCGAAGACATGCAGACCGACCTCTACGCCGCGATCAACCCGGTGCGCGAGACCCCGGCGCTGGCCACCGCGCGCGGCGACTATCTCGCCGAGAGCCTCGCCATCCTCAACCACATCGGCGCCACCCCGGGCGCGCTGGCCGCCGGCATCTCGTTCCAGCAGGGCACGCCGGAGTTCGACGAACTCAACCGCATGCTCGCCTTCCTCAACACCACGTTCTTCGGCTCGTTCTCGTCGCTGTGGTGGATCCTGGAGCACGAGTCGGACGAGGACACCCAGCGCGTGCTGACCGAGTACGGCCGCATCCGCGTGGTCCGCGCGCACCAGGAGCTCGAGCGCATGCTCGGCGACAAGCCCTGGCTGCTCGGCGAACGCCGCACCCTCGCCGACGCCTACTTCATCGGCATCGCGCGCTGGACCAAGTACCACAACGTGGTCGACCGCCGCGATTACCCGAACCTGCAGCGCCTGTTCGACAAGCTCGAAGCCGAACCGGCGGTGGCCTTCGCCCACGCCATCGAGCAGCAGCGCCCGGCGACCAGCGTCGGCCGCTTCGAAGGCGAAGTGAGCATCGCCGAATCGGTGGCGCTCAAACGCGCGGCCTGA
- a CDS encoding LysR substrate-binding domain-containing protein, translating into MLNLNDLVLFATAVESGGFAAASRRLGVPKSTISKRVAALEDELGVRLIHRTSRSFVLTDTGRDFHEHARAALIETEAAENAVRSRVAEPSGRVRITCGVPTAQEYLAPHLPALARAYPRLQVEVDVSDRFVDLVQEGYDIGVRSHFAPLPDSGLIQRQAAVERIVLLAAPAYLAARGEPSSPQALAEHDGLLTGPANGAWTLRGADGASAVVSPRPRMVANEGRVLVSAAVAGLGIAVLPEGLSRAETESGRLRRVLPHWDAGTVTTSLVMPHRRGQLPGVRATVEFLIECLAQKQGAR; encoded by the coding sequence ATGTTGAACCTCAACGATCTGGTCCTGTTCGCCACCGCGGTCGAGAGCGGCGGCTTCGCCGCGGCCTCGCGCCGGCTCGGCGTGCCCAAGTCGACCATCAGCAAGCGCGTGGCCGCGCTGGAGGACGAGTTGGGCGTGCGCCTGATCCACCGCACCTCGCGCAGCTTCGTGCTGACCGACACCGGCCGCGATTTCCACGAGCACGCGCGCGCGGCGCTGATCGAAACCGAGGCGGCCGAGAACGCGGTGCGCAGCCGCGTCGCCGAGCCGAGCGGGCGGGTGCGCATCACCTGCGGCGTGCCGACCGCGCAGGAGTATCTGGCGCCGCACCTGCCGGCGCTGGCGCGCGCGTATCCGCGCCTGCAGGTCGAAGTCGACGTCAGCGACCGCTTCGTCGATCTGGTCCAGGAGGGTTACGACATCGGCGTGCGCAGCCATTTCGCGCCGCTGCCGGATTCGGGCTTGATCCAGCGGCAGGCCGCGGTCGAACGCATCGTGTTGCTGGCGGCGCCGGCGTATCTGGCGGCGCGCGGCGAGCCTTCGTCGCCGCAAGCGTTGGCCGAACACGACGGTCTGCTGACCGGGCCGGCGAACGGCGCGTGGACTTTGCGCGGCGCGGATGGCGCCAGCGCGGTAGTGTCGCCGCGGCCGCGCATGGTCGCCAACGAAGGGCGGGTGCTGGTGTCGGCCGCGGTCGCCGGACTGGGCATCGCGGTGCTGCCGGAAGGTTTGAGCCGCGCCGAGACCGAGTCCGGGCGATTGCGGCGCGTGCTGCCGCACTGGGACGCCGGCACGGTGACGACGAGTCTGGTGATGCCGCATCGGCGCGGCCAGTTGCCGGGCGTGCGCGCGACCGTCGAGTTCCTGATCGAGTGCCTGGCGCAGAAGCAAGGCGCGCGATGA
- a CDS encoding Lrp/AsnC family transcriptional regulator — MKLDRFDRRLLNLVQDDAGQTAERLAEQIALSPSAIQRRLRKLREAGVIQRHAAVLDPKRVGKPTFFLVSLQVERERPELLTQLRQWLASCEQVQQAFYVTGEADFVLVVTAPDTEAFDALMLRLVAENPNVRRFTTNVALSLVKRGLAIPVSEEEEAD; from the coding sequence ATGAAACTCGACCGCTTCGACCGCCGGCTGCTCAACCTCGTGCAAGACGACGCCGGCCAGACCGCCGAGCGCCTCGCCGAGCAGATCGCGCTGTCGCCCTCGGCGATCCAGCGCCGGCTGCGCAAGCTGCGCGAGGCGGGGGTGATCCAGCGTCATGCCGCCGTGCTCGATCCCAAGCGCGTCGGCAAGCCGACGTTCTTTCTGGTCTCGCTGCAGGTCGAGCGCGAGCGGCCGGAACTGCTGACCCAACTGCGCCAGTGGCTCGCGTCGTGCGAGCAAGTGCAGCAAGCGTTCTACGTCACCGGCGAAGCCGATTTCGTGCTGGTGGTGACCGCGCCGGACACCGAGGCGTTCGATGCGCTGATGCTGCGATTGGTGGCGGAGAACCCGAACGTGCGCCGCTTCACCACCAATGTCGCGCTGAGTCTGGTCAAGCGCGGCTTGGCGATTCCGGTGTCAGAGGAAGAAGAAGCCGACTGA
- a CDS encoding glutathione S-transferase: MRLLYQTHSPFARKALVFALEAGLGERIEVIHHETSPTLRNEAVYAQNPLGKVPVLLRPGLPPIFDSDVICAYLDTLHDGPSLIPAQGETRWHVLRLQAVAQGLADTGIKVRWETVRRPEALRYEALREGYTQKLLESYDWLERELDVEAPLHVGHIAVATALSWLAFRELPDFREGRPRLAAWQDAFERRASMRATPLSGETQD, translated from the coding sequence ATGCGCCTGCTGTACCAGACCCACTCGCCGTTCGCCCGCAAGGCCCTGGTGTTCGCCCTGGAAGCGGGATTGGGCGAGCGCATCGAGGTGATCCACCACGAGACCAGCCCGACCCTGCGCAACGAAGCGGTGTACGCGCAAAACCCGCTCGGCAAGGTGCCGGTGCTGCTGCGCCCGGGCCTGCCGCCGATCTTCGATTCGGATGTGATCTGCGCGTATCTCGACACCTTGCACGACGGGCCGTCGCTGATTCCGGCGCAAGGCGAAACGCGTTGGCACGTGCTGCGCTTGCAGGCGGTCGCGCAGGGACTGGCCGACACCGGCATCAAGGTGCGCTGGGAAACCGTGCGCCGGCCCGAGGCCTTGCGTTACGAGGCGCTGCGCGAGGGCTACACGCAGAAATTGCTGGAGAGCTACGACTGGCTCGAACGCGAGCTCGACGTCGAGGCGCCGCTGCACGTCGGCCATATCGCGGTCGCTACCGCGCTGAGCTGGCTCGCGTTCCGCGAACTGCCGGACTTCCGCGAAGGGCGGCCGCGACTGGCGGCGTGGCAGGACGCGTTCGAGCGCCGCGCGTCGATGCGCGCCACGCCGTTGTCGGGCGAAACCCAGGACTGA